The proteins below come from a single Acidovorax sp. NCPPB 4044 genomic window:
- the bfr gene encoding bacterioferritin, translating into MQGDAQVIAHLQAQLKNELTAINQYFLHYRMLKHWGFDRLAKKEYEESIGEMKHADRIMDRIFMLDGLPNLQDLGKLQVGEDVPEILSCDLLSERGAQATIKEGIAHCETVRDYVSRDLLQEILEDTEEHIDFLETQLGLVEQVGVQNYLQSQMGEAE; encoded by the coding sequence TGCAAGCCCAGCTCAAGAACGAGCTGACGGCCATCAACCAGTACTTTTTGCACTACCGCATGCTCAAGCACTGGGGTTTCGACCGCCTGGCAAAAAAGGAATATGAGGAGTCCATCGGCGAGATGAAGCATGCCGACCGCATCATGGACCGCATCTTCATGCTGGACGGCCTGCCCAACCTGCAGGACCTCGGCAAGCTCCAGGTGGGCGAAGACGTGCCGGAAATCCTCTCCTGCGACCTGCTCTCCGAGCGCGGCGCCCAGGCCACCATCAAGGAAGGCATCGCCCATTGCGAAACGGTGCGCGATTACGTGTCGCGCGATCTGCTGCAGGAGATCCTGGAAGACACGGAAGAGCACATCGACTTCCTCGAAACCCAGCTTGGCCTCGTGGAGCAGGTCGGCGTGCAGAACTACCTGCAGTCGCAGATGGGCGAAGCGGAGTAA